One segment of Prionailurus bengalensis isolate Pbe53 chromosome X, Fcat_Pben_1.1_paternal_pri, whole genome shotgun sequence DNA contains the following:
- the DMRTC1 gene encoding doublesex- and mab-3-related transcription factor C1, with product MDPNEMPAVPCCPSDSPTGLETRAPWGIELGPKRTVSCCARCYNHGLNDQTKDQEHSCPFQACECHKCAFFSDPCRVLRAESALKREQGACLKRHLTQGLITSGASPPKAHSHVQKLTIQGGVASTQGGLLIGQAPKSLSLSWTPAALKMQLTTSLSRKTHRTPALSSICSTLVLQPCATLDPVLIPLQGPEASDQDSVSASSEWQRKLEAAEALLMLRNSSQASSGSISLLQPCVAEAPAGDEGPQPSSSSLGPRPASSISLPIGHLGCISLLS from the exons ATGGATCCCAATGAAATGCCTGCTGTGCCCTGCTGCCCCTCCGACTCCCCCACTGGCCTTGAGACCAGAGCCCCATGGGGGATCGAACTTGGCCCCAAAAGAACTGTAAGTTGCTGTGCCCGCTGCTACAACCATGGCCTCAATGACCAAACCAAGGACCAGGAGCACTCCTGCCCCTTCCAGGCTTGTGAATGTCACAAGTGTGCCTTCTTCTC GGATCCCTGCAGAGTCTTGCGTGCTGAGAGTGCCTTGAAGAGGGAGCAGGGGGCATGCCTAAAGAGGCACCTGACTCAAGGACTGATAACGAGTGGGGCCTCCCCTCCCAAAGCTCACAGCCATGTCCAGAAGTTGACCATTCAAGGAGGAGTC GCGAGCACCCAAGGAGGTCTGCTGATTGGTCAGGCCCCAAAATCTTTGTCTCTATCTTGGACTCCAGCAGCCTTGAAGATGCAACTCACAACTTCTCTTTCCAGGAAGACCCACAGGACCCCTGCCCTGTCCAGCAT ATGCTCAACTCTGGTCCTCCAGCCGTGTGCCACCCTTGACCCTGTCCTCA TTCCATTGCAGGGTCCTGAGGCTTCTGACCAGGACTCAGTTTCTGCCTCCTCAGAGTGGCAGCGGAAGCTGGAAGCCGCTGAGGCTCTGCTGATGCTGAGAAACTCTTCTCAGGCATCTTCTGGCTCCATCTCCCTGCTCCAGCCCTGCGTGGCAGAAG CTCCTGCTGGAGATGAAGGACCCCAGCCTTCTAGCTCCTCTCTCGGACCCAGGCCAGCCAGCTCCATTTCTCTGCCTATTGGACATCTGGGGTGCATCTCCCTCTTGAGCTAG